A genomic window from Shewanella vesiculosa includes:
- a CDS encoding SMI1/KNR4 family protein, with amino-acid sequence MNDIIEQLQELSETVPVPLELPTFEQLVEVEEQILIGLPKDLKEYLLYGSDVIYGTLEPVTAADPSSHTYLPEVACYAWSIGLPREQIAICQIGDSFYCIDEESQVLFWKKGRFSDKVWESFWHWAEDVWLNR; translated from the coding sequence ATGAATGACATTATTGAACAACTACAAGAATTAAGTGAAACCGTACCGGTACCGCTAGAACTACCGACGTTTGAGCAACTTGTAGAGGTTGAAGAACAGATCTTAATTGGTTTACCCAAGGATCTAAAAGAATACTTACTTTATGGTAGTGATGTTATTTATGGCACGCTTGAACCCGTTACCGCTGCCGATCCATCCTCACATACCTACTTACCTGAAGTCGCCTGCTATGCTTGGTCTATTGGGCTACCCAGAGAGCAAATTGCCATTTGCCAAATCGGTGATAGCTTTTATTGTATTGATGAAGAAAGCCAAGTGTTGTTTTGGAAAAAAGGCCGATTTAGCGATAAGGTTTGGGAATCGTTTTGGCATTGGGCCGAAGATGTGTGGCTTAATCGATAA
- a CDS encoding DUF4447 family protein, producing the protein MSKNSGLNAIEIQCLRQSFGLTTEQVASITNASNEDVLLWESGEKEAPIPAQKKLLEIDDIIEMQVLNTSDGIEELFKKEPKRRLAFVVYPTQALYTQYNPEFLSSLPLTELYNAAAWRIKKECKLVLEVDVSLVALDAEAYKAYRADNGMSESRESRAKWAATQL; encoded by the coding sequence ATGTCTAAAAATAGCGGTTTAAATGCAATTGAAATCCAATGTTTACGTCAATCTTTCGGCTTAACAACAGAACAAGTTGCTAGCATCACTAACGCCAGTAATGAAGATGTGTTGTTGTGGGAATCAGGCGAGAAAGAAGCACCAATTCCAGCGCAGAAAAAGCTGTTAGAAATCGATGATATTATCGAAATGCAGGTGCTTAACACTTCTGATGGTATTGAAGAGTTATTTAAAAAAGAACCTAAGCGTCGGTTAGCGTTTGTGGTGTATCCGACACAAGCGCTCTACACCCAATACAATCCAGAATTTTTAAGCTCTTTGCCATTAACTGAATTGTACAATGCCGCTGCGTGGCGTATAAAAAAAGAATGTAAACTTGTGCTTGAAGTGGATGTAAGCTTAGTCGCACTAGATGCTGAAGCTTATAAAGCTTATCGTGCAGATAACGGCATGAGCGAAAGCCGTGAAAGCCGTGCAAAATGGGCTGCAACTCAATTATAA